The proteins below come from a single Tribolium castaneum strain GA2 chromosome 9, icTriCast1.1, whole genome shotgun sequence genomic window:
- the Mip gene encoding allatostatin type b precursor — MMSFAAAIMRDAVAPVLGAVLLTCYSLQATLALSDETPLKSSNDNPQIEDEMSKRDWNKDLHIWGKRGWNNLHEGWGRKRSVPAWEEQQEKRAWQSLQSGWGKRFAPEDEYAIRQLAAMLDSQYDDYNPEIETNDDEKRNWGQFHGGWGKRSKWDNFRGSWGKREPAWSNLKGIWGKRSGEK, encoded by the exons ATGATGTCTTTTGCAGCAGCAATAATGCGAGATGCAGTGGCGCCGGTGTTGGGGGCGGTCCTTCTGACCTGTTACAGTCTGCAAGCAACGCTGGCCCTCTCCGATGAGACGCCGCTGAAATCAAGCAACGACAATCCACAG ATCGAGGACGAGATGTCGAAACGAGACTGGAACAAGGACCTCCACATTTGGGGCAAGCGTGGCTGGAACAACCTCCACGAGGGCTGGGGTCGCAAACGCAGCGTTCCCGCCTGGGAGGAGCAGCAGGAGAAGCGAGCTTGGCAGAGTCTCCAAAGCGGCTGGGGCAAACGTTTCGCCCCCGAGGACGAGTACGCCATCAGACAACTTGCTGCAATGCTGGACTCACAATACGACGATTACAATCCTGAAATCGAAACGAACGACGACGAAAAACGAAACTGGGGTCAATTCCACGGCGGCTGGGGCAAGAGGAGCAAGTGGGACAATTTTAGGGGATCGTGGGGCAAACGCGAACCAGCCTGGTCAAACCTCAAGGGCATCTGGGGGAAAAGAAGCGGCGAGAAATAA
- the Mip gene encoding allatostatin type b isoform X1 encodes MRDAVAPVLGAVLLTCYSLQATLALSDETPLKSSNDNPQIEDEMSKRDWNKDLHIWGKRGWNNLHEGWGRKRSVPAWEEQQEKRAWQSLQSGWGKRFAPEDEYAIRQLAAMLDSQYDDYNPEIETNDDEKRNWGQFHGGWGKRSKWDNFRGSWGKREPAWSNLKGIWGKRSGEK; translated from the exons ATGCGAGATGCAGTGGCGCCGGTGTTGGGGGCGGTCCTTCTGACCTGTTACAGTCTGCAAGCAACGCTGGCCCTCTCCGATGAGACGCCGCTGAAATCAAGCAACGACAATCCACAG ATCGAGGACGAGATGTCGAAACGAGACTGGAACAAGGACCTCCACATTTGGGGCAAGCGTGGCTGGAACAACCTCCACGAGGGCTGGGGTCGCAAACGCAGCGTTCCCGCCTGGGAGGAGCAGCAGGAGAAGCGAGCTTGGCAGAGTCTCCAAAGCGGCTGGGGCAAACGTTTCGCCCCCGAGGACGAGTACGCCATCAGACAACTTGCTGCAATGCTGGACTCACAATACGACGATTACAATCCTGAAATCGAAACGAACGACGACGAAAAACGAAACTGGGGTCAATTCCACGGCGGCTGGGGCAAGAGGAGCAAGTGGGACAATTTTAGGGGATCGTGGGGCAAACGCGAACCAGCCTGGTCAAACCTCAAGGGCATCTGGGGGAAAAGAAGCGGCGAGAAATAA